GTTGAGCTAAGAGTTTGAGGTTGTGCCGAAACTCTTTTGGAGTGATGCGAATATCTCGAAGTCTATTGACAAGGTCTTTAATGAGAGGGTTTTTTGATTGGGAGATCATGCATAATCCTTTAATCCTAAAATAAGTGTAATTTGATATTCTAGAGCAAAAAGCTCTTTTTGGGTGAGATGAGTAAGAGGTTGTGGTATGATTCTTTTTTTATCAATGGCGCGGATTTGATCGCATAATATGTCAGAATCTTGTTCCAATCTATCTCTTTTTTGTATGCGAAATCGTAATGGATAGGCATTATTGATAAGTTTTGTACTCAGTGGCAGTATAATGATTGTGGGGTGCTCAATCTCATTGAGAAAATCTGTTTGAAAAATGAGTACAGGTCTTAATTTGTCTACTTCATTGCCTCTTTTTGGATTGAGATTGGCAAGATAGATCTCTCCTCGTTTATACATTTTCTAAACCATCATCGATAGTATTTTCTAAATCTTCTATCATATTCGCACTCTCTTTTCTTATATTGAGTGAGGCTTGCTGTATCTGTCTCTTTATGTTTTGTAAAGCAATCTTTTTTTCATACTCTTTTATGGCTCTTCGGATAAGTTCGCTTTTGCTCAGTTTGAGTTTTCGTGAGAGGTTTGTGATCTCTTCAAAAAGCTTTTCATCTGTTTTGAGTGTAATTGTTTTCATAATTACTCCTTTTGGTATTACTATTATAAGTAATACAATATTTTTTTGCAAGTTATGTTGCACTGCTTTGAAAAAAGCTGTGTTATAATTTTTAAAAACCGAAGGAGTCTCTATGGCCCAAGAGTCCCAAAACCAGCAAGATTATAGCTATCAAGAGCCAGAAGTAATTAAAGAGGCTATCTATGTTGGCTCAAAAGCTTTAGAAAAGGCGCCCGAACTTATTGGTGTACCAACAGGAATTGAGGGACTAGATGATCTCTTTTTTACCGTCAAGGAAGTAAAGGGAAAGCTTCAGAAGGTCTCTCTTGGAGGCATTCCCAGATACAGCGTCTTTAACATTACAGGAGTGAGCGATACAGGTAAAAGTCTTATGGTGGAGCAGTTTGCTATTGAGCAGGCGAGGAAAGGGGAGAAAGTTGCCTTCATCACTGTCGAGACACCGGCAAATTTTGTGGCTTCCTCTTTGAAATATCGAGCTTTAGCTATGGGATACAATTTTGATGAATTCCAAGACAATATCATTCTCATTGATGCAGCTTCCAACTACAAACTTCGTGAGTATGTGCCAGATCTCTTGGCAACGCTTGCATATGCCATCAAGGAGTATAAGATAAACTTTACTGTTATTGACTCTGTAACAGGGCTTTTTGAAAACAAGGAGATGATGGCGAGAGCCATTGTACGAAGGGTCTTTAATTTTATGAAAAAGTGGTATCAGACGGCTCTTTTTGTCAGCCAAAAGCGAAGCGGCCATGAGGAGCTCAGTGCTGAGGCTGCGGGGGGATATGCAGTGGGGCATATTGTTGACGGTACGATGGTGTTGGCAAAAGAGCTGATTTCTAGTCAGTATCAAGCAAGAATGTATAAAGCAAAGCTGGGAGATGTGGTGCGACTCTTTCGGATTGATGGATGTCGTATGAGTGGTCACGATACAAAGACCCATTACATGGAGATTAGTGAAACAGGGCTTGTGAAAATTTTAGCTCCAATTGGTGAATAAAAAAAGGAGGCAAAAATGATTATTTTAACCGGAGATACGCTAAATATTGATGAAAAGGGTGTGGAGAGACTTGTTGAGAGAGTTTTTTTCAAAAGCATCGATCTCTTAGGAGGATTGAAAAAATTAGCTGAATTTCGTACACTTACTTGGCTTCCAAGCCTTGCGCGCGCTGCATTTGCAATAGTATTACGCGAAGAATACCTCAAGCCAGAAGATGAGATAGCTGAATATGTGGGGCTGACGAGAAATACTGTAAGAAATATCCTCAGAGCAGATCCTGACCAAGCGATGTATAAGATCCAGCATCTTGATGAATTGAGCGCCCAAGAGAAAAAGGAACTCAAAGTCCATACTGCAGGAGGTGTGGCAAAGCTTGCTTACAGACTTG
The Nitratiruptor tergarcus DSM 16512 genome window above contains:
- a CDS encoding type II toxin-antitoxin system PemK/MazF family toxin yields the protein MYKRGEIYLANLNPKRGNEVDKLRPVLIFQTDFLNEIEHPTIIILPLSTKLINNAYPLRFRIQKRDRLEQDSDILCDQIRAIDKKRIIPQPLTHLTQKELFALEYQITLILGLKDYA
- a CDS encoding KaiC domain-containing protein; translated protein: MAQESQNQQDYSYQEPEVIKEAIYVGSKALEKAPELIGVPTGIEGLDDLFFTVKEVKGKLQKVSLGGIPRYSVFNITGVSDTGKSLMVEQFAIEQARKGEKVAFITVETPANFVASSLKYRALAMGYNFDEFQDNIILIDAASNYKLREYVPDLLATLAYAIKEYKINFTVIDSVTGLFENKEMMARAIVRRVFNFMKKWYQTALFVSQKRSGHEELSAEAAGGYAVGHIVDGTMVLAKELISSQYQARMYKAKLGDVVRLFRIDGCRMSGHDTKTHYMEISETGLVKILAPIGE
- a CDS encoding bacterio-opsin activator; protein product: MIILTGDTLNIDEKGVERLVERVFFKSIDLLGGLKKLAEFRTLTWLPSLARAAFAIVLREEYLKPEDEIAEYVGLTRNTVRNILRADPDQAMYKIQHLDELSAQEKKELKVHTAGGVAKLAYRLVKEGQDSQTILDFCHTMAGEALQAASCESPWAYLVLKHTKGIGYPIVSDEVLGERLREISIKGVDGSTVAKGLVYPIKTPAQLLKEIKEYLQAQGK
- a CDS encoding ribbon-helix-helix domain-containing protein, which codes for MKTITLKTDEKLFEEITNLSRKLKLSKSELIRRAIKEYEKKIALQNIKRQIQQASLNIRKESANMIEDLENTIDDGLENV